A window of Parasynechococcus marenigrum WH 8102 contains these coding sequences:
- the kaiC gene encoding circadian clock protein KaiC, which translates to MQFPPASGSTQMQVQKLPTGIEGFDDVCQGGLPIGRSTLISGTSGTGKTVFSLHFLHNGIKHFDEPGIFVTFEESPLDILRNAASFGWNLQEMVEQDKLFILDASPDPDGQDVAGSFDLSGLIERINYAIRKYKAKRVAIDSITAVFQQYDAVFVVRREIFRLIARLKEIGVTTVMTTERIDEYGPIARYGVEEFVSDNVVILRNVLEGERRRRTVEILKLRGTTHMKGEFPFTMGTHGISIFPLGAMRLTQRSSNVRVSSGVPRLDEMCGGGFFKDSIILATGATGTGKTLLVSKFIEDACRNKERAILFAYEESRAQLLRNGTSWGIDFEQMEQDGLLKIICAYPESTGLEDHLQIIKTDIGQFKPSRMAIDSLSALARGVSHNAFRQFVIGVTGYAKQEEIAGFFTNTSEEFMGSHSITDSHISTITDTILMLQYVEIRGEMARALNVFKMRGSWHDKGIREFVITGNGPQIKDSFSNFERIISGVPHRVTTDERSELSRIARGVSSED; encoded by the coding sequence ACCCTGATCAGCGGAACCTCCGGCACCGGTAAGACGGTGTTCTCCTTGCATTTCCTCCACAACGGCATCAAGCATTTCGATGAGCCGGGTATCTTCGTCACCTTTGAGGAATCACCGCTCGACATCCTGCGCAATGCCGCCAGCTTCGGTTGGAACCTGCAGGAGATGGTGGAGCAAGACAAGCTATTCATCCTCGATGCGTCCCCTGATCCCGATGGCCAGGACGTGGCCGGAAGTTTTGATCTCTCCGGTCTGATCGAGAGGATCAACTACGCCATCCGCAAGTACAAGGCCAAGCGGGTCGCGATCGATTCGATCACGGCGGTGTTCCAGCAGTACGACGCGGTGTTCGTGGTGCGCCGGGAGATCTTCCGGCTTATCGCTCGGCTGAAGGAGATCGGCGTCACCACGGTGATGACGACGGAACGCATCGACGAGTACGGACCGATTGCGCGCTACGGCGTTGAGGAGTTCGTCTCCGACAACGTGGTGATCCTGCGCAATGTGTTGGAGGGTGAGCGCCGTCGCCGCACGGTGGAGATCCTCAAATTGCGGGGCACCACCCACATGAAGGGGGAATTCCCCTTCACCATGGGCACCCACGGCATCAGCATCTTCCCGCTGGGTGCCATGCGACTGACCCAGCGCTCCTCGAACGTGCGGGTCAGTTCCGGTGTGCCGCGGCTGGACGAGATGTGCGGTGGTGGGTTCTTCAAGGATTCGATCATCCTGGCCACTGGTGCCACCGGTACCGGCAAGACCCTGCTGGTGTCCAAATTCATCGAAGACGCTTGCCGCAACAAGGAGCGGGCGATCCTGTTTGCCTACGAAGAGTCCCGCGCTCAGTTGCTGCGCAACGGCACCAGCTGGGGCATCGACTTCGAGCAGATGGAGCAGGACGGTCTGCTCAAGATCATCTGCGCCTACCCCGAATCCACCGGGTTGGAGGATCACCTGCAGATCATCAAAACGGATATCGGTCAGTTCAAGCCATCCCGGATGGCCATCGACTCCCTCTCGGCCCTGGCTCGGGGCGTCAGCCACAACGCTTTCCGGCAATTCGTGATCGGCGTGACCGGCTATGCCAAACAGGAGGAGATCGCCGGCTTCTTTACGAACACCTCTGAGGAGTTCATGGGCAGCCACTCGATCACCGACTCCCACATCTCCACCATCACCGACACGATCCTGATGCTGCAGTACGTGGAGATTCGCGGTGAGATGGCCCGGGCGCTGAATGTGTTCAAGATGCGCGGGTCCTGGCACGACAAGGGCATCCGCGAATTCGTGATCACCGGCAATGGTCCGCAGATCAAGGATTCCTTCTCCAACTTCGAGCGGATCATCTCCGGCGTTCCCCATCGGGTCACCACCGACGAACGCAGCGAGTTGTCCCGCATCGCCCGCGGCGTCTCCAGCGAGGACTAA